Proteins from one Roseovarius nanhaiticus genomic window:
- the addB gene encoding double-strand break repair protein AddB, producing MFESADGGARVFGLPPGVDFPAELIAGVLARLEGQPPEALGRVHLIVNTRRMARRIQTLLAQGPARLMPRVSLLTELGRDWTMADIAPPAPPLRRRLELIQLIASLLDAQPDLAPRTALYDLASSLATLMDEMEGEGVSPDVIDALDISDQSGHWERIRAFLNIVRHFTQGRGAPGSEARQRRVVQRKIDTWTLCPPDYPIILAGSTGSRGTTQMLMQAVAALPQGAVVLPGYDFDTPDAVWSAMGDAMLSEDHPQYRFRALRSVLGLGDVSRWTSAEPASSERARLVSLALRPAPITDQWLDEGPSLTGIGRAMEDVTLIEAPSHRIEALSIAMRLREAAETGQTAALITPDRGLTRRVAAALDRWGIIPDDSAGMPLHLSPPGRFLRHVAELSLRPLTAEALLTLLKHPLTHSGGRRGDHLRLTRELELHLRRNGPPFPTAATIAAWAAERSEPMAADWAAWVGNCMTGQEAPEAMPLTARVATHLKTAEAIADGAAPEAPSELWQKDAGMKARAVCDLLAAEAPHGGDITATDYAALFAALMQGEQVRNAEAPHSGILIWGTLEARVQGADMLILASLNEGSWPEAQTPDPWLNRALRHRAGLLLPERRIGLAAHDFQQAVLAKEVWLTRSIRSDESETVVSRWLNRIQNLMMGLPDQGGADALKAMRDRGQIWLDRAAQLEATERVPAAPRPAPCPPVEARPNRLSVTEIKRLIRDPYAIYAKHVLRLRPLDPLMKAPDALLRGIVLHEVLERFVQGSVDAPEKLTREALMDLAQEVLSVEVPWAEARALWLARLERVADWFIETEEARRALATPTAYEARGQAQMVDLGFTLVANADRIDIDARGCLHIYDYKTGKPPGPTEQAHFDKQLLLEAAIAERSGFEGLRPAKVARALYIGLGSDPKEEAAPLEDEPADEVWQGLRDLITAYRTLRKGYVSRRAMQKTIDTGDYDQLARYGEWDITDDPTRQEVS from the coding sequence ATGTTTGAGAGCGCGGATGGCGGCGCACGCGTATTCGGCCTGCCCCCCGGCGTCGATTTCCCGGCCGAGCTGATCGCCGGCGTTCTGGCGCGCCTCGAGGGCCAGCCACCCGAGGCGCTGGGCCGCGTGCACCTGATCGTCAACACGCGCCGCATGGCGCGGCGCATCCAAACGCTTTTGGCACAGGGTCCAGCCCGGCTGATGCCGCGCGTGTCGCTTCTGACCGAACTTGGGCGCGACTGGACCATGGCCGATATCGCGCCGCCCGCCCCCCCACTTCGCCGCCGGCTGGAGCTGATCCAGCTGATCGCATCTCTTCTGGATGCGCAGCCCGATCTGGCGCCGCGCACTGCGCTTTATGATCTGGCCAGCAGTCTCGCCACCCTGATGGACGAAATGGAGGGCGAAGGCGTGTCGCCCGATGTGATCGACGCGCTCGATATCAGCGATCAATCCGGCCATTGGGAGCGTATTCGCGCTTTTCTGAACATCGTTCGGCATTTCACCCAAGGGCGCGGCGCACCGGGGTCCGAGGCGCGTCAGCGCCGGGTGGTCCAGCGCAAGATCGACACCTGGACGCTTTGCCCGCCCGACTACCCGATCATTCTGGCCGGATCGACCGGATCACGCGGCACCACTCAGATGTTGATGCAGGCGGTTGCCGCGCTGCCGCAAGGGGCGGTTGTCCTGCCGGGATATGATTTCGACACGCCGGACGCGGTCTGGAGCGCCATGGGCGACGCCATGCTGAGCGAGGATCACCCGCAATACCGTTTTCGCGCGCTGCGGTCTGTCCTCGGTCTTGGCGACGTGTCCCGATGGACGTCGGCAGAGCCTGCCAGCTCCGAGCGTGCGCGCCTTGTTTCGCTGGCCTTGCGTCCAGCGCCGATTACCGATCAGTGGCTGGACGAAGGGCCGTCCCTCACCGGGATCGGACGGGCGATGGAGGACGTCACCCTGATTGAGGCACCCTCGCACCGAATTGAAGCGCTGAGCATCGCGATGCGCCTGCGCGAGGCCGCCGAGACGGGCCAGACCGCCGCGCTGATCACGCCCGATCGCGGTTTGACGCGCCGCGTGGCCGCAGCGCTGGACCGCTGGGGCATCATCCCCGATGACAGCGCGGGCATGCCTCTGCACCTCTCTCCGCCAGGACGTTTCCTGCGCCACGTCGCCGAGCTGAGCCTGCGCCCGCTCACCGCAGAGGCGCTTTTGACGCTACTCAAGCATCCGCTCACACATTCGGGCGGGCGGCGCGGCGATCACTTGCGCTTGACGCGCGAGCTTGAGCTGCATCTGCGGCGCAACGGCCCTCCTTTTCCCACAGCCGCCACCATCGCCGCTTGGGCCGCCGAGCGGTCCGAGCCGATGGCGGCGGACTGGGCCGCGTGGGTGGGCAACTGCATGACCGGGCAGGAGGCGCCCGAGGCGATGCCGCTCACCGCCCGCGTGGCAACGCACTTGAAAACGGCCGAGGCAATCGCGGATGGCGCCGCGCCCGAAGCGCCCAGCGAGCTTTGGCAGAAGGACGCAGGCATGAAGGCGCGCGCCGTGTGCGATCTGCTGGCCGCCGAGGCACCGCATGGGGGCGACATCACTGCCACCGATTACGCCGCGCTTTTTGCTGCGCTGATGCAGGGGGAACAGGTGCGAAATGCCGAGGCGCCCCATTCCGGCATCCTCATTTGGGGCACGCTCGAGGCGCGAGTGCAGGGCGCGGATATGCTGATCCTTGCCAGTCTCAACGAGGGCAGCTGGCCTGAGGCACAGACGCCGGACCCTTGGCTGAACCGCGCGCTGCGCCACCGGGCGGGACTTTTGCTGCCCGAAAGGCGAATCGGCTTGGCCGCGCATGATTTCCAGCAGGCAGTGCTGGCCAAGGAAGTGTGGCTGACGCGCAGCATCCGCTCGGACGAGAGCGAGACGGTCGTGTCGCGCTGGCTCAACCGGATCCAGAACCTGATGATGGGCCTGCCGGACCAGGGCGGCGCGGATGCATTGAAGGCGATGCGGGATCGCGGGCAGATCTGGCTGGACCGCGCCGCGCAGCTTGAGGCAACCGAGCGCGTCCCTGCCGCCCCGCGCCCCGCGCCCTGCCCCCCGGTCGAGGCCCGGCCAAACCGCCTGTCGGTGACCGAGATCAAGCGCTTGATCCGTGATCCCTACGCGATCTACGCCAAGCACGTGCTGCGTTTGCGCCCGCTCGATCCGCTGATGAAGGCGCCTGACGCGCTCTTGCGCGGTATCGTGCTGCACGAGGTGCTGGAGCGGTTCGTGCAGGGCAGCGTCGACGCACCGGAGAAGCTGACGCGCGAGGCGCTGATGGATCTGGCGCAGGAAGTGCTGAGCGTCGAAGTGCCTTGGGCCGAGGCGCGCGCCCTCTGGCTGGCCCGGCTGGAGCGGGTGGCAGACTGGTTCATCGAGACCGAGGAGGCGCGCCGCGCCCTTGCCACGCCCACCGCCTACGAGGCTAGGGGCCAGGCGCAGATGGTCGATCTGGGCTTTACCCTTGTGGCAAACGCGGACCGCATCGATATCGATGCGCGCGGTTGCCTGCATATCTACGATTACAAAACCGGCAAGCCGCCCGGACCGACTGAGCAGGCGCATTTCGACAAGCAATTACTGCTGGAAGCCGCGATTGCCGAGCGTTCGGGCTTTGAGGGGCTGAGGCCGGCCAAAGTGGCGCGTGCTCTCTATATCGGCCTCGGCAGCGATCCCAAGGAAGAGGCCGCCCCGCTGGAGGACGAGCCCGCGGATGAGGTCTGGCAAGGGCTGCGCGATCTGATCACGGCCTATCGCACCCTGCGAAAGGGCTATGTATCGCGCCGCGCAATGCAGAAAACCATCGATACCGGCGACTATGATCAGCTGGCGCGCTATGGCGAATGGGACATCACGGATGATCCGACACGGCAGGAGGTGTCATGA
- the hslV gene encoding ATP-dependent protease subunit HslV, whose translation MASEQFPGWHGTTIIGVRKGGEVVIAGDGQVSLGQTVIKGSARKVRRLSPGGFDVVAGFAGSTADAFTLLERLETKLEATPGQLQRACVELAKDWRTDKYLQKLEAMLIVTDGADLYVITGAGDVLEPEHDVAAIGSGGNFALAAARGMMDTDRSAEDVARAAMAIAADICVYTNGNLTVEKIGG comes from the coding sequence ATGGCCAGCGAGCAATTTCCCGGATGGCACGGCACCACCATCATCGGCGTGCGCAAAGGCGGCGAGGTCGTCATCGCGGGTGACGGGCAGGTCAGCCTCGGCCAAACCGTGATCAAAGGCAGCGCGCGCAAGGTGCGCCGCCTCAGCCCCGGTGGCTTTGACGTCGTGGCGGGCTTTGCCGGATCTACCGCGGATGCGTTCACCCTGCTCGAGCGACTCGAGACCAAGCTGGAGGCCACGCCCGGTCAGCTGCAACGCGCCTGCGTCGAACTGGCCAAGGACTGGCGCACGGATAAATACCTGCAAAAGCTGGAAGCGATGCTGATCGTCACGGATGGGGCCGACCTCTATGTCATCACCGGCGCCGGTGATGTGCTGGAGCCCGAGCATGACGTGGCCGCCATCGGATCTGGTGGCAACTTCGCGCTCGCCGCTGCACGCGGCATGATGGACACCGATCGCAGCGCCGAAGACGTCGCCCGCGCCGCCATGGCGATCGCCGCAGATATCTGCGTCTACACCAATGGCAATTTGACTGTGGAAAAGATTGGCGGCTAA
- the hslU gene encoding ATP-dependent protease ATPase subunit HslU: MTDLTPREIVSELDRFIIGQKDAKRAVSVALRNRWRRKQLGADLRDEVYPKNILMIGPTGVGKTEISRRLAKLARAPFIKVEATKFTEVGYVGRDVEQIIRDLMDSAVTMVRDQMREDVTSAARTAAEERVISAIAGEDAREGTREMFRKKLKTGELDDTIIELEVADTSSPMGMMDIPGQPGGGQMMNIGDIFGKAFGGRKVKRKVTVADSYDILIGEEADKLLDDETVNRAALEAVEQNGIVFLDEIDKVCARSDARGGEVSREGVQRDLLPLIEGTTVSTKYGAVKTDHILFIASGAFHVAKPSDLLPELQGRLPIRVELRALTEQDFVRILTETDNALTRQYTALMGTEEVTVDFTDDGIAALARIAAEVNSSLENIGARRLYTVMERVFEELSFDAPDRAGQTVTVDAEFVDKNLGELAKSTDLSRYVL; the protein is encoded by the coding sequence ATGACCGACCTCACCCCCCGCGAAATCGTGAGCGAGCTGGATCGCTTCATCATCGGCCAGAAAGACGCCAAGCGGGCCGTTTCGGTCGCGCTGCGCAACCGCTGGCGGCGCAAGCAGCTGGGGGCGGATCTGCGTGATGAGGTCTATCCCAAGAATATCCTGATGATCGGCCCAACCGGCGTCGGCAAAACCGAGATCAGCCGCCGCCTTGCGAAACTGGCGCGCGCCCCCTTCATCAAGGTCGAGGCGACCAAGTTCACCGAGGTCGGCTATGTTGGCCGCGACGTCGAACAGATCATCCGCGATCTGATGGACAGCGCCGTCACAATGGTCCGCGACCAAATGCGCGAGGACGTGACCAGCGCCGCCCGCACCGCCGCCGAAGAGCGCGTCATCTCGGCCATCGCGGGCGAAGATGCGCGCGAGGGCACACGCGAAATGTTCCGCAAGAAGCTGAAGACAGGCGAGCTGGACGATACGATCATCGAACTTGAGGTCGCCGACACATCCAGCCCGATGGGCATGATGGACATCCCCGGTCAGCCGGGCGGCGGTCAGATGATGAATATCGGAGACATTTTCGGCAAGGCGTTCGGTGGTCGAAAGGTCAAGCGCAAGGTGACAGTGGCCGACAGTTACGACATCCTGATCGGCGAAGAGGCCGATAAGCTCCTCGATGACGAGACGGTCAATCGTGCCGCACTCGAGGCGGTCGAGCAGAACGGAATTGTCTTTCTGGACGAGATCGACAAGGTTTGCGCCCGCAGCGACGCGCGCGGCGGTGAGGTCAGCCGCGAGGGCGTGCAGCGTGATTTGCTGCCCCTGATCGAAGGTACGACCGTCAGCACCAAATACGGCGCGGTCAAAACGGACCATATCCTCTTCATCGCGTCGGGTGCCTTCCACGTCGCCAAACCGTCGGACCTTCTGCCCGAATTGCAGGGCCGGTTGCCCATCCGGGTCGAGTTGCGCGCCCTGACCGAGCAGGATTTCGTACGCATCCTGACCGAGACGGATAATGCCCTCACCCGGCAATACACCGCTCTCATGGGCACCGAGGAGGTGACCGTCGATTTCACCGATGACGGCATCGCCGCCCTCGCCCGTATCGCGGCCGAAGTGAACTCATCGCTTGAAAACATCGGTGCGCGCCGTCTCTACACGGTGATGGAACGCGTATTTGAAGAGCTCAGCTTTGACGCGCCGGACCGCGCGGGCCAGACCGTCACGGTCGATGCGGAGTTTGTGGATAAAAATCTGGGCGAGCTCGCAAAATCGACCGATCTCAGCCGGTACGTCCTCTAA
- the tsaE gene encoding tRNA (adenosine(37)-N6)-threonylcarbamoyltransferase complex ATPase subunit type 1 TsaE produces MQDRATTTIFSDGPDRTCAIAARLGAMLSPGDTVLLTGDIGAGKTHFARCLIQSLLLLPEDVPSPTFTLVQTYEARPGAIWHADLYRLTDPNDVSELGLTEAFEGAICLVEWPDRLGDLAPENALSLEITNGPIADARVLTFRGQGETWAQKLAEIEHV; encoded by the coding sequence ATGCAAGACCGCGCGACCACCACCATCTTCTCCGACGGCCCCGACCGGACCTGCGCCATCGCAGCACGTCTGGGAGCAATGCTGAGCCCCGGCGATACTGTCCTGCTGACTGGCGATATCGGTGCAGGCAAGACGCATTTCGCGCGATGCCTCATCCAGTCCTTGCTGTTGCTGCCCGAGGATGTCCCGTCGCCCACCTTCACGCTGGTCCAAACCTATGAGGCGCGACCGGGTGCGATCTGGCACGCGGATCTCTATCGCCTGACCGATCCAAATGACGTCTCCGAACTGGGCCTTACCGAAGCCTTCGAAGGCGCAATCTGCCTTGTTGAATGGCCGGACCGGCTGGGCGATCTGGCGCCGGAAAATGCCCTGTCGCTGGAGATCACGAATGGACCAATCGCCGATGCGCGCGTCCTCACGTTTCGCGGTCAGGGCGAGACTTGGGCCCAAAAACTGGCGGAGATCGAACATGTCTGA
- a CDS encoding nucleotidyltransferase family protein — MRNAPDALMLFAAGFGTRMGALTRDRPKPLIEVGGRALLDHALDVASGAGIGRIAVNTHYKAEQIQAHLAGRDIALAHEPDEILDTGGGLRAALPLLGDGPVYTMNTDAVWRGPNPLSLLAGAWDDSRMDALLLCLPPDQAIGHTGQGDFLLDAEGRVSRGPGLVYSGAQIIRTESLADIPDRAFSLNVVWNRMMAEGRAFGTVYPGTWCDVGHPGGIALAEAMLDAGDV, encoded by the coding sequence ATGCGCAACGCCCCCGACGCCCTGATGCTCTTTGCCGCCGGGTTTGGCACGCGAATGGGCGCGCTGACCCGTGACCGGCCCAAACCGCTGATCGAGGTGGGCGGCCGCGCCCTGCTGGATCACGCGCTCGACGTCGCGTCAGGGGCCGGGATCGGACGCATCGCCGTAAACACTCATTACAAGGCCGAGCAGATCCAAGCGCATCTTGCTGGCCGCGATATTGCGTTGGCACATGAGCCGGACGAGATCCTTGATACCGGTGGCGGGCTACGGGCGGCGCTTCCATTGCTGGGCGATGGGCCGGTCTACACGATGAATACCGATGCTGTATGGCGCGGGCCGAACCCGCTAAGCCTGCTAGCCGGGGCGTGGGACGATAGCCGGATGGATGCGCTACTGCTTTGCCTGCCTCCAGATCAGGCGATCGGTCACACCGGGCAGGGCGATTTTCTGCTCGATGCAGAGGGCCGCGTGTCACGCGGGCCCGGCCTTGTTTACTCGGGGGCGCAGATCATCCGCACCGAAAGTCTGGCGGACATACCGGACAGAGCCTTTTCGCTGAATGTGGTTTGGAACAGGATGATGGCCGAAGGGCGCGCTTTCGGCACCGTCTATCCCGGCACGTGGTGCGACGTAGGACATCCGGGCGGGATCGCTCTGGCCGAAGCCATGCTGGATGCCGGCGATGTTTGA
- the trxA gene encoding thioredoxin produces MATVAVTDDTFDAEVKNSDIPVVVDFWAEWCGPCKQIGPALEELSSEMEGKVKVVKVDIDQNQQMAGSLGVRGIPALFIFKDGEVVSNLSGAKPKAALQKWIEEAI; encoded by the coding sequence ATGGCAACCGTAGCCGTCACGGACGACACGTTCGACGCCGAAGTGAAGAATTCCGACATCCCCGTTGTGGTGGATTTCTGGGCTGAATGGTGCGGCCCGTGCAAACAGATCGGCCCGGCACTGGAAGAGCTGTCGAGCGAGATGGAAGGCAAGGTCAAAGTGGTCAAGGTCGACATCGATCAGAACCAGCAAATGGCCGGTAGCCTTGGCGTGCGCGGTATTCCCGCGCTCTTCATCTTCAAGGATGGCGAGGTTGTCTCGAACCTCTCAGGCGCGAAGCCTAAGGCCGCGCTTCAAAAGTGGATCGAAGAGGCCATCTGA
- a CDS encoding aminoglycoside phosphotransferase family protein: MSDRTALARQFLQGTDWADARVAPLAGDASNRRYMRVHRGDETAVLMDAPTERGEDVRPFVRIARHLSSLGLSAPRILAEDTRNGFLLLEDLGDDLFARVIPRAPDREAELYGAATDALAHLHDQPLPDDLAPYDPALMADMAALAFEWYAGDTDSLRRAAAHAAMLAALSEYASDASVLIQRDYHAENLLWLPERAGIARVGLLDFQDAMRGHPAYDLVSLLQDARRDVPPAIEREMITRYLARSGADAAAFDAAYHVLGAQRNLRIIGVFSRLCLRDGKAHYVDLIPRVWSYLERDLAHPALAPLAPLISGVLPAPTSEFLKDLKRRCATPPTP; this comes from the coding sequence ATGTCTGACCGAACCGCGCTGGCCCGGCAATTTCTGCAAGGCACCGACTGGGCAGATGCGCGCGTCGCACCCCTCGCCGGGGATGCATCGAACAGGCGCTACATGCGGGTTCATCGCGGCGATGAGACCGCCGTGCTGATGGACGCCCCCACCGAGCGCGGCGAAGATGTGCGCCCCTTCGTGCGCATCGCGCGTCATCTTTCTAGCCTTGGCCTCAGCGCGCCGCGCATCCTGGCCGAGGATACGCGCAATGGCTTTTTGCTGCTCGAGGATCTGGGCGATGATCTCTTTGCGCGGGTCATCCCGCGCGCTCCGGACCGCGAGGCCGAGCTTTACGGTGCCGCCACCGACGCGCTGGCGCATCTGCACGATCAGCCCCTGCCCGATGACCTTGCCCCGTATGATCCCGCCCTTATGGCCGACATGGCGGCGCTGGCATTCGAGTGGTACGCGGGCGATACCGACAGCCTGCGCCGGGCCGCCGCCCATGCCGCAATGCTTGCTGCATTGTCGGAGTATGCGAGCGACGCCTCTGTGCTGATCCAGCGCGATTACCACGCCGAAAACTTGCTGTGGCTGCCAGAGCGGGCCGGCATCGCGCGCGTCGGCCTGCTGGATTTTCAGGACGCGATGCGCGGGCATCCGGCCTATGATCTCGTCTCGCTCTTGCAGGACGCGCGGCGTGACGTGCCACCCGCTATCGAGCGCGAGATGATCACCCGCTACCTCGCGCGCAGCGGCGCCGATGCCGCCGCGTTTGACGCCGCCTACCACGTGCTGGGCGCCCAGCGCAATTTGCGGATCATCGGCGTTTTTTCCCGGCTTTGCCTGCGCGACGGCAAGGCGCATTACGTCGATCTGATCCCGCGCGTCTGGTCCTATCTGGAGCGGGATCTGGCCCATCCTGCGCTAGCACCGCTCGCGCCGCTTATCAGCGGCGTCCTGCCGGCGCCCACATCCGAATTTCTCAAGGATCTGAAACGCAGATGCGCAACGCCCCCGACGCCCTGA
- the addA gene encoding double-strand break repair helicase AddA, which translates to MMERDDATLRQIAAAQPDRSTWLGANAGSGKTRVLTDRVARLLLNGVDPQHILCLTYTKAAASEMQNRLFARLGEWAMLDSPSLGNALRELGVDGTMDDAALRDARRLFARAIEAPGGLRIQTIHSFCASLLRRFPLEAGVSPQFVEMEERTAKLLRAEIIEEIAAGPHAAKLNALARFHTGETLDELTQDIVRHAPMLSTPWTEAGLANALGLRPDVTARSIEKEVFLGGETALLSLLVTELSAGTDTDFKAADKLRRLSVLDYSALQTLEDVFLSKGGKAPFTVKSYPPTKNVRGALGDTMDLIDAWRHRVEAARPKRVALEAVRLATALQDFSQVFLPAYAKAKQLRGWLDFDDLILRANALLTRSDVAAWVLFRLDGGIDHILVDEAQDTSPVQWQVIDRLAQEFTAGEGARQNVQRTLFVVGDKKQSIYSFQGADPREFDRMQSDWADRLEAAGTPLQSQRLEHSFRSSSAVLDAVDAVFRPLSESGFAPDQRHIAFHKDMPGRVDLWPINPEPDKEDPPLWHDPVDIRAKDDPNVVLAAQIADHIARMIEDGQPIPDKGGMRPVRAGDVLILVQSRGPIFHEIIGACKSRGLPIAGADRLKVGAELAVKDLAALLSFLATPEDDLSLAVALRSPLLGWDEGALYDLAHKRHEKYLWQALRARGEEFPETMAVLADLRDQADFLRPYDLIERILTRHDGRRRMLARLGPEAEDGIDALLSQALAYEQRAVDSLTGFLIWLETDALEIKRQVDAGGDLIRVMTVHGAKGLEAPIVILPDTGTRKNEVKAQILDVGGAPVWKAKSAVMPDAQGAVIERMKAAQSAERDRLLYVAMTRAEKWLIVASANKPGDKGETWYEKIEAGLTDLDALPYPVHGATGLRLERGDWTGPDRVAAPDNAPSLPPLPAFFHTHAPAMDKDAPARTPSDLGGAKALFGEIDTDQDEEAAKLRGTHIHSLLEFLPALPSGDRADIAARLLPDAPDLTDLLAEANRNIEAPALAQLWTATALPEVGITADLPELGRFQGVIDRLILTDDTALIVDFKSNALVPATAEACPEGLLRQMGAYAAMAALVYPDRRIETAILWTRTATLMRLPHDLVTSALARAAAT; encoded by the coding sequence ATGATGGAGCGTGATGACGCCACCCTGCGCCAGATCGCGGCGGCGCAGCCGGACAGGTCTACATGGCTTGGCGCCAATGCCGGGTCCGGCAAGACGCGCGTTCTGACGGACCGCGTCGCGCGGTTGCTGCTGAACGGGGTCGATCCACAGCACATCCTGTGCCTTACCTACACAAAGGCGGCGGCCAGTGAGATGCAGAACCGCCTTTTTGCCCGGCTGGGCGAGTGGGCGATGCTGGACAGTCCCAGTTTGGGCAATGCGCTGCGCGAATTGGGCGTGGATGGCACAATGGACGACGCCGCGCTGCGCGATGCGCGGCGCCTCTTTGCCCGCGCGATCGAGGCCCCGGGCGGCTTGCGTATCCAGACGATCCACTCTTTTTGCGCCTCGCTCTTGCGGCGCTTTCCGCTTGAGGCCGGCGTCAGCCCGCAATTCGTGGAAATGGAAGAGCGGACAGCCAAGCTTCTGCGTGCCGAGATCATCGAAGAGATCGCCGCCGGCCCTCACGCGGCCAAGCTGAATGCACTGGCGCGATTTCACACCGGCGAGACACTGGACGAGCTGACACAGGACATCGTGCGCCACGCCCCGATGCTGAGCACGCCCTGGACCGAGGCTGGCCTGGCAAATGCACTGGGCCTGCGCCCGGATGTCACCGCACGCAGCATTGAGAAAGAGGTATTTTTGGGCGGTGAAACGGCTCTATTAAGCCTTTTAGTGACTGAGTTGAGTGCCGGAACAGATACCGACTTTAAAGCCGCCGATAAACTACGCAGGCTATCTGTGCTGGATTACAGCGCATTGCAGACGCTTGAAGACGTATTTTTGTCCAAAGGTGGCAAAGCGCCATTTACCGTCAAATCCTATCCGCCCACCAAAAATGTCCGCGGTGCGCTGGGCGACACGATGGACCTGATCGACGCCTGGCGCCACCGGGTCGAGGCGGCCCGGCCCAAGCGCGTCGCGCTTGAAGCGGTGCGGCTGGCGACGGCTTTACAAGATTTCTCCCAGGTTTTTCTGCCCGCCTATGCCAAGGCCAAACAGCTGCGGGGCTGGCTCGATTTCGATGACCTGATCCTGCGGGCCAATGCCTTGCTGACCCGCTCGGACGTGGCCGCTTGGGTGCTGTTTCGTCTGGACGGCGGGATCGACCACATTCTGGTGGACGAGGCGCAGGATACCAGCCCGGTGCAATGGCAGGTGATCGATCGACTTGCGCAGGAATTCACCGCCGGCGAAGGCGCGCGGCAGAATGTGCAGCGCACCCTTTTTGTCGTGGGCGACAAAAAGCAGTCAATCTACTCGTTTCAGGGCGCGGACCCGCGCGAATTCGACCGCATGCAGAGCGATTGGGCCGACCGGCTGGAGGCGGCGGGCACCCCCCTGCAAAGCCAGCGACTGGAGCATTCTTTCCGCTCTTCCAGCGCCGTTCTGGACGCGGTGGACGCGGTGTTTCGGCCCCTCTCGGAATCGGGTTTTGCCCCCGATCAGAGACACATTGCGTTCCACAAGGACATGCCCGGCCGGGTAGATCTGTGGCCGATCAACCCCGAGCCGGACAAGGAAGACCCGCCCTTGTGGCACGATCCCGTCGACATCAGGGCGAAGGACGATCCCAATGTTGTTCTGGCCGCGCAGATTGCGGATCATATCGCGCGCATGATCGAGGACGGCCAACCGATCCCCGACAAGGGCGGTATGCGCCCCGTCCGGGCCGGTGATGTCCTCATCCTCGTGCAATCGCGCGGCCCGATCTTTCACGAGATCATTGGCGCCTGCAAATCCCGCGGCCTACCCATCGCAGGTGCCGACCGGCTGAAGGTAGGGGCCGAGCTGGCGGTCAAGGATCTGGCCGCGCTACTGTCATTTCTCGCCACGCCAGAGGATGATCTGTCGCTAGCCGTTGCCCTGCGCTCGCCGCTTTTGGGGTGGGACGAGGGCGCGCTTTACGATCTGGCGCACAAGCGCCACGAGAAATACCTCTGGCAGGCGCTGCGCGCCCGCGGCGAGGAATTTCCGGAAACGATGGCTGTGCTGGCCGATCTGCGTGATCAGGCGGATTTCCTGCGCCCCTATGATCTGATCGAACGAATTCTCACGCGTCACGACGGGCGCCGCCGCATGCTGGCCCGGCTTGGCCCCGAGGCCGAGGACGGTATCGACGCGCTTCTGTCTCAGGCGCTGGCTTATGAGCAACGCGCGGTGGACAGCCTCACCGGCTTTCTCATCTGGCTCGAGACCGACGCGCTCGAGATCAAGCGGCAGGTGGATGCAGGCGGCGATCTGATCCGCGTCATGACCGTGCATGGGGCCAAGGGCCTGGAGGCGCCCATCGTGATTTTGCCCGATACCGGAACTCGCAAGAACGAGGTCAAGGCGCAGATCCTGGACGTGGGCGGCGCGCCCGTCTGGAAGGCCAAGAGCGCCGTCATGCCCGACGCCCAGGGCGCGGTGATCGAACGGATGAAGGCCGCGCAGTCCGCCGAGCGGGACCGCCTGCTCTACGTGGCGATGACACGCGCCGAAAAATGGCTGATCGTCGCCAGTGCAAACAAGCCGGGTGACAAGGGCGAGACCTGGTATGAGAAGATCGAGGCCGGTCTGACGGATCTGGACGCCCTGCCCTATCCCGTGCACGGCGCCACTGGCCTGCGGCTGGAGAGGGGCGATTGGACCGGGCCGGACCGCGTCGCCGCCCCGGACAACGCGCCATCATTACCCCCACTGCCCGCATTCTTCCACACACATGCCCCCGCAATGGATAAGGATGCGCCGGCACGCACGCCCTCGGACCTCGGCGGGGCCAAGGCGCTTTTTGGCGAAATCGACACCGATCAGGATGAGGAAGCCGCCAAGCTGCGCGGTACCCACATCCATTCCCTGCTGGAGTTTCTACCGGCTCTGCCATCCGGGGATCGCGCAGACATCGCCGCGCGCCTCCTGCCCGATGCGCCGGATCTGACTGATTTGCTCGCCGAGGCCAACCGTAACATCGAGGCGCCTGCTCTGGCGCAGCTATGGACGGCCACGGCCCTGCCCGAAGTCGGCATAACCGCCGATCTGCCGGAACTTGGACGTTTTCAGGGCGTCATTGACCGATTGATCTTGACAGATGACACTGCGCTGATCGTCGATTTCAAATCGAACGCGTTGGTGCCGGCCACTGCCGAAGCCTGCCCCGAAGGCCTTTTGCGGCAGATGGGCGCCTATGCAGCGATGGCGGCCCTCGTCTATCCAGATCGACGGATTGAAACTGCCATCCTCTGGACGCGCACGGCCACGCTCATGCGGCTGCCGCACGATCTTGTGACATCTGCGCTAGCACGCGCGGCGGCAACTTGA